DNA sequence from the Lynx canadensis isolate LIC74 chromosome B2, mLynCan4.pri.v2, whole genome shotgun sequence genome:
GCCTCTTGTCAGGTTGTGCTAGCTGGAGTTTCTGCTGATGGTCCCTAAATTTCAATTTCAGGGAATTAGAGGCAGGTTATTTTCTAGAAGGTACTGCATTATGCTGATTGTGCAAAGTGCCAACATGGATAGCTTAGTTTCTGGGCCACAAAGAAGCTCTAAATTAGCAGATTAATTTGGACTGCCttcttaaaatttcagttattttacagTTTACCTCAACTTTAGAACTTCTTGCATCAGGAAATCTTAGTGATTTTACATTACTAAGTACCTCTTAGATGTTAAATTGATAAGCATCAATGTGAATTTTTGGAATAAGCACCCATAGACACAGAGATAAATTCCAGTTCAGAGGAGTAACTGAAGTTCTGAGATGTGTGTAAATCATGTCATAAGAGGAACTACCAAAGGAATTAGGGCTGATGATGAAAGTGTTAAGTGTTAATTTTTCAGCACACTTTAAGGGCTGTTTTAAGTGCAGAAAGGACTATGCAGAGGCTTGTTTAAGCTTTTGaagttaataattttattatagttaCAGATTCAAAACCCTTAAGGTTTGAAGTTCAGCTTACAAATCTTACTTTATTATATATCAAGCACATTTTTGCAATCACTTGTAAGGCTCTTTGACTAATATTTGGCTctatttatggatctgttcatCAAATATCTTCAAATACTTTACACTGCATTTGTATATTTAATGTACTTCAGGTTAGGTCTTTAGCCTTAAAAATCTTTTGACCAATAGACCTTTCCAAGTGTTTAAATAATTCTTAGAAATCTGATACATTAAACTTATAACAaacttaaaattctaattttttggggtggggggaaagcctgaaaaacaaaatgattaaaattaaggACGTGTGTTCATCCAAAGACACCGCAAAGAGACTGAAAAGCAGGTCACCAAAGGACTTAACACTTGCAATTTGCGTATTGAAAAAGGCCCATGTTAGAATAGGTAAGGAATTCCTAGAAATCAATGAGTGAGGCAGAAGACCTTCCTTAATACTTCCTGACCTTTGAGTGGGGAAGACCTGGAGAGGGGAATCTATGAGGTGAGTGGCTGCTGAGGTAGCTGTTTAGTGATGGTGGCAAGAGGCTGGGGGACAGAGTGTTGGATAATCCCTGGTGGCTCCAggcctggtgggggcagggagacgcAGGTAGAGGCCCGTGGTGGGGGGGGCTCCTCCTCTGTTGACACCCGTTCCCCTGGGCCTGGGAGACCTCCTCCAGGAGGTGCTGGAAGGTGCTCTGTGGAAACTCTTTCTTCCTGCTCAGAGCACTCCAGTCCGGCCTGCCCTCATTTCCTGGCCTCAGGTGGGGGTCCTCAGAATCCCCTTCCACACGCTTAGGCTCTTGCTCCAGTTTCTTCTCCCAGAGTTTCAAGGTCAGTCCAGTCATTTCATCTGCCACCGAGGAGTCCAGCATCCTGGGACGATAAAGAGACAGGGGACACTACAGGCCCACCTTCCCACCTGGTGCTCAGGTTATCTGCAAGAAAGAACTGTTCAGCTGGAGAGTGAACTTAGGATTCTCTTAAATGTTCCAGTGCTTCTTCCCAATGTAGAAGATTTCAACCAAAAATTGTAAGTTGATACTGACTACTCAATTAcacatttaaattctaattagggggcacctggatggctaagtcagttgagcatctgacttcagcttaggtcatgatctcatggttcgtgagtttgagccccgcatcaggctctctgctgttggcatgagcccactttggatcctctgtcccccgtccccctttctctctttgcccttccctcgctcattctccctccctcccccaaaaataaataaacaaaacaaaacttctaatTGGAAGGTAAACACTCTGATAGGCTTATTTCTCCTAAATATTCCTAATACAGAAAGCACTAAATTTGCACACACTCTAGTCTCAATAGAGTAACATATGGCCTTGgttatcttaaatatttctgtGCTTGGTTCTGAATACTCTTTGGAGTCAAAAGATACTTCTTCACTATGGAAACCATTTCCTTGTCCCATGCATTTTGGGGCTGACTGTCTCAGCTTGCCTGACGTGGCTTACTGCCTGGAAACTTCAGCCAGAAGAAGGCttactatatattctttttggCAATCTTGACGGGACACACTGAGTCTGCTTTTGCAGCTTTGTCATTGACTCTGTGATTTCCAGAGCCAAAAGGTCACTTAGCCCTCAAACCTTTAATTCTCTCTGCAGGGAAGCCTGCAGACCCTCTTCTCTTGACTCTTAACATTTGCGAACAAATACAACAAATACAAGTTGTCTACATACAACTTGGCTGCCCTTTGGGTTTTCTGGAAGCTCGTAAGAGCTATTGCAAATACTGAAGTGATAGCAAATTGAATTTTTGAAATCTCTTCTGGCTTTGTACACTAGTTGGTTGCAGCTCCAAAGTCATATTCCTGGTAGGTGTGTGACTCCAAAGTCATATTCCCAGTAGGCTCCCAGAGAGCCCTTGTAACCGCAGTCACGACAATTCTGTGATTTTCACAGAATAATTTTACGTGTTTATCAGAATCAGGCATCCACAGGTGCCTTTTTGTGTCTATGTAACAGGTGTTTCTCAAACAATCTGGCCATTCAGTTATGATTCATCTTAGTTTACAGTCCTGGGTTATTGTGTTTGTAATGTTCCTCCACTTCTTCCTCCACCACCATCCATTCTCCTGAATCTCTTCTTCTCTCCATTATACACAACAAATGAGTGTCTACTTCAAGCTGTTATGTGGTGCTAAAAATAGAAAGGTAAGCGAGATAGGGGAGCGTGGCTGGCTTAGTCACtggagcatccgactcttgattttggggtcaggagttcgagctccatgtcgggtgtagagattacttaaaaaaaaaaaagttaaaaaggcaAGCAAGGAAGACGCATATAGTTATTAAACAAATATACcctaataacattttaaaactttaaaaaattgagctATAACTTTCATATCGTAAAATGTACACATCTTAAGGATAAGCTCAATGGGTTACCAATAGCTTAAGGAGTTATCATAAGTGCCAGGAAACTTATTCAAGGATAATTGCAATTTTACCAATGAGCATATATCCCAAATAAAATCAATGGACTTTGTCTTGAAATGTCAGTTTGAAGGCCATTACTCAGATATTTGTGAGTTGTTGGTTTGGAGTGGGATCAATAAACTACGGCCTATGGGGCAGTGTAGACTATTTCTGTATGGTCTAGGAgctaagaatgttttaaaatttttacatgatTTAAGGCAaataggagaaggagaagaaggaacagaaaCTATATGTGAGCAGCAAAGCTTAAAGTATTTATTAACTGGaacctttagagaaaaaaatttgctGACCCTGAAGCTACAGAGAAAAGAGTTAACTAGAAGCCAAGGATAATGgctctttttctttgctctctaGCCTAGTAAGCCAGATGTGTCAACAGGTTCTCTCTCACTGGCACTGACATGTTGCTTAATCAGAAAAGGGTTTAAATTTTTACTAGCTTATGTCAGCCCCACCTAGTCATATTAAATGCAGGGAAGAGTTTGCTAAAACACCTTGCCAGACCACTAAGCCAGGACACTCAGAGGTGGTGATTCTCAACCTTAAGAAGGCCTGGATTTTTCAGAAATATAGAAATAGTTATGGTTGGGTTTACCTATTTTCAAGGCCATGCGTGTGTTTGGAAGACTTTGCCATAGATATTGTCATCATCTGGAACCTTTGCAGtagatgggggctggggagaaaGCAGATAAAGTATGCATGGGGCTCTGATTCATCACATATCCTGCCACATATCctatccctccttctctctccaaataatcTCTATGCTGTTTCCTCAAGTCTAATCCAGCTCACAGCATGCTTCATTCAGCAGTCAATATCCTACTCTCCAGAGGGAAATTCCAGCTCAAATAAGGCCAGGCTGGCCAGCATTTGGTCTGATTACCGATGGGGGCTACATGGGAGTATCTAGGCAGTGTGGGTGTTAGAATTGTAGCTGTGGTTTGGGTTGGTCAATATTGCTGGATCGGCTATGGTTACTGGCATAGCGAGGAGAGGCTAGAAATAACTAAGAGAATGTTTGAGCCCTAACAAAATGGGTGGGTCTCGGGAGAAAGTTTGTCCTGGAAAGGGAAGTAGAGTGTAAGCCAAGAAATTTGTGCAAAAGCCAAGAACAAGAATGACTGGGGTCAGAGACAGATTGCCATTTGTTGGGCTCAAGGCTCGGTTGGGGCACATGGCATTCCAGGCTAGGGGTAGGAAAATGAACTGCAGACCTTATCCATTTGCAGGGTCTCAAACAGCCTTGGGTTGGCTGTTGGAACTGAACTTGTCAGTTGGAGGCTGAATGGCAATTGCTGAGTGTGATTGGGTTGGTAAAGCCCAGGTTTGACAGGACTAagctgttattgttattattattacaaaaagTATTTGATGGCATTTGCCATTTTATTGAGCaatttctatgtgccagacacctTATAAATCATATCCCTACTCCTTACTACAACTTTATTGAAGCATGTACTATTACCCCTATTTTCCAGAGCAGACAACTGTAGGTCAAGGAAGTGAAGTGACTAACTTGGGCTGGTAAGTTgattttttcttccaaatctctCAGAGCCCTAAGTATAAAACTGCTTAATTTTATGCCTAATGTTCCTTCCCTAaggggcatttaaaaaattcttacaacCATAAAGCAATTACTTATTCTACATCCTGGAATATGGTCCTCCCTAGGGATTTTGGATACAGAATAAATCTAACCTCAGAATCTTCTGACATGTTAGTATAATGTACTTACTTAGCCAATTCTGACTAAACATCTTTTTTATGTCATGCACTGTGCCAGTTGATGAGTGTATGGTAGCAAAAGAAATATGCATGGTCACAGCCCTCATTGGGCTTCCAATAAAATGGGTTAGATAGACACTGAACAAGAAAATAAgaggagcctgggcggctcagtcagttaagtgtctgactttagcacaggtcatgatatcacagtttgtgagttccagccccgcttcaggctctgctgacagctcagagcctggagtctgttttggattctatgtctccctctctctctgcccctcccctgcttgtgctctgtctctgtctctcaaaaatgaataaacgttaaaaaattaaaaaaaaaagaaaagaagataatagGTGTGTAATCATAAACTTTGCAATGTCTATCTTAGTTTACTGGGTGATGTGTGAGAGATATTAATAAAgggatttacttaaaaattttttttttgagagagagagacagagtgaggtcaggggaacagcagagagaaagggagacacagaatccaaagcaggctccagactccaagctgttggcacagagcccagtgcaggactcgaacccacgaaccatgagatcatgacctgagccaaagtcagatacttaaccgactgagccacccacgtgcccctaaggGGATTTGCTTTAGATTAAGTAATCAGGGAAGGCCTCTTAGAGGAGGTAACATGCCTGAGCCTGAAGGCTGAGCTGGAAGCACCTAGAAGCAATGGTGCTCGTGATTTGCCCCTGGGGGACATTCAGCAATGTCTACAGATATTTTGCTTGTCACAAcgaaggtggggggggagagggaaggggtggTTTTGCTGGTAGTTTTGCCAgtatctagtgagtagaggccagagatACTATTGAACCTCCTTCAGTGCAAAGGGCAGCCCCTCACGCCAAAGAATTTTCAGGCCCCAAGCGGCCCTGAGATTGAGAAATGACATTTGAGGTTATTCAAAAGTAGTCAGCAAGCTCCCATTTTCCAGGAATTCTCAGATTTACTCCAAACAAGGAGGAATTCTTAGATGAAGCATTGTAATAACACTTTCCTTACCTGCTTTTAGAGTCTAGTAAAAAAGTCCCTAGTACAATTTTAAGCATAAATTAAGCAGGTCAGATGCTGGCTACTGACTCTCTTACATCATTGGATTTTTCTAGCAAAAGTTGCCCTTGTCACTTTGATCTTTCACACGTGTCCACGTTTCTTGCTGGGGCTAACTAGGTTACCTCTAGACAGGGTCCGACTAGGTCATTTCTAATGGCTTAATATGCCACTATTCCCAGAACAATGCAGCACTATAGAAACTTCTGTACATTTTTCTAGACTAAGTAGGagcaaaaaggtaaaaaacattTTGACACAGCTGTCAGTGGGTGACACTGAGCAAGCTTCTGAACATCAATTTTCTTATCCGTAACACTGGCATTGCCTTCATGGAACAGTTTCTTGACTATTTTGGTATTGTGGCAATTCAGAGCCGAGGTTGAAAATCCTGACTGCTTCATGGAGgggattaaagaaaataaaatataaagaaaaaaaaaaaaagacataccttCTTTCATTCTGCCAATGGTATTTTCTAAACTAGCCAGAAAAGAAgtaatttgattaaaataaacaaagatacaTGAAAGCTCTGTAAATAATTGGATGTGACAGAGCAAGAATGCTGTAGAAATATTGATGTGAGCACTTTTCCATTCGCTTTGATTCAGGCATTACAGACAAGCCAATGATCTTCAGCCCTGGCTCCACTTCCCTGAAACTTTCCCTGACGagtctttcttgcttttctgggAACTCCTTATGTGAGggccccctccctttttcttttttctttttcaataactTAAAGCTCATTTGCCTGGCCCTTACTTAAACACCCAGAATGTTGGGATAGATGGATGATCGAATGGACGGGGAAAACTGAATATCTGACGCTGAACTGTTCTATCCGTGGGGGTTTGATGTGAAGAACACAACACGATGACCTTTCTAGTTAGTGTGCAATCTGTCCATATTATAACCAGCTGGTAGGGCTCTGCCAGTGACTTCTCAGTGTCCTGTCAGGTTCCgtcttcctctgttctctctaCATCAGATTATTATCTTTAAGACTGAAAGtgaggagtgtctgggtggctcaggcagttaagcatctgacttgggctcaggtcgtgatctcatggttcatgagtttgagcctcaagttgggctccctgttgtcagcgcagagcctgcttcggatcctttgcctccctctctctctgccctccctccattctctctctctctctctctctctctctctctttctctctccctctctcaaaaataaataaaaacaataataataaaaaagactgaaagtgTTAGTCAGGATTTTTCTCTATTGGATATTTTGCATGTTCTTTGCATACTTAACTGTTTATGATTTCACGTGTAGGAAACGGGACTAGTTACTTCAAATTACTAGTTAAATCAAAACTAGTCAAATCAAATTTCAAACTCTACAACACAACACTCCCCAGGGTGCCTCAGTATTTGAAATGCTGCTCCAAGAACTTAAGTACAGTTTTTAGTTCTCAGCTTATATATTAGAATTatttcagtgctttaaaaaaaaaactgggggttttaggggcacctgggtggctcagttggttgggcgactgacttcggctcgggtcatgatctcatggttcatgggtttgagccccgtgtcgggctctgtgctgacagcctgcttccggttctgtgtctccctctctctgcacctcccctgctcatgctctgtctctttctgactctcaaaaaataaataaatgttaattaaaaaaaactaaaaaaagaataaaaaataaaactggggttTTTATTCTAGAGTAAGATTCCGGTACTCTCTAGCTGtagctctgccctttccccagcaTTTGACATGGGCTGGTTTCCATCCTCTCCTCTCATTCAGATACTTATCTCTTAACCTTGACTGTTGGAATTACCGCAAATGTTTTCAGGCACTGTAAATATGTCAAAGTAAACATAGTGTTGACAGTGTAAGGGCAGTGTCCAGCCCTAATGCTGACCATTTAACAGATCctatccccccctttttttgacaAATAGAACTAAGAGCATGCTATTTCATGGCATCTACTGtgtccaaaaaaagaaagaagacagtggaGTTATTAAATAAACTGTTGCCATATATTTCACAGGGCAAACAAAAGTACTTACCATTTAAAAGTAAACCAAGAAGAAAATGCCCACTTTCACAATGCAGAAGGTTCTGGTTGTCTGGGttaaggaggggaggagagactgaGACTCAGTGGAGTTGAGAaagtgggagaggtgggggacaggaaagggagaagatgGAACCTCTTCTGTCCCTGGAAGCAGGGGGCATTAAGTTATGGTGAAGGCATGGAATGGCACCTGGATTGTTCCTTTGTGAGCTGAGCAATGTgggcattcattcactcatttctcAGTGTTCACTGAGTGCTTACCACTGGCCAGATGCTGTTCTAGGTGCTTGGGATAtatcagagaacaaaacaaagatgcttGGCCTTCTGGACTTTATGTTTTAGCAAGGAAAGACACACAGTACATACGGAAAATAAGTAACTGTACAGGAAGTCAGAAAGCGATAAGTgttatgggaaaaagaaaaattaaagcaggGGATCCATAGTATGCAGTTAGTTCATGGTCAGGACATGATATGGCCTGGATAGTGGCCAGGGTAG
Encoded proteins:
- the LOC115514068 gene encoding uncharacterized protein C21orf58-like; this encodes MMTISMAKSSKHTHGLENRMLDSSVADEMTGLTLKLWEKKLEQEPKRVEGDSEDPHLRPGNEGRPDWSALSRKKEFPQSTFQHLLEEVSQAQGNGCQQRRSPPHHGPLPASPCPHQAWSHQGLSNTLSPSLLPPSLNSYLSSHSPHRFPSPGLPHSKVRKY